In the Bacillus shivajii genome, one interval contains:
- a CDS encoding DUF6407 family protein, whose product MSHLNEFVNQAIKKYDFSKDHVETNRALVREAIEFYQLKSYEEVEITKEGTNRILHLHSIMDENLLSKIIELAIKSNPPSVEAVYNGRVIRYY is encoded by the coding sequence AACCAAGCGATAAAGAAATACGATTTTAGTAAAGATCATGTTGAAACAAATAGAGCGTTAGTGAGAGAAGCAATTGAATTTTATCAATTAAAGTCATATGAAGAAGTTGAAATAACTAAAGAAGGCACAAACAGAATATTACATTTGCACTCGATTATGGATGAAAACCTCTTGTCTAAAATAATCGAACTTGCAATAAAAAGTAATCCCCCAAGTGTGGAAGCGGTGTACAATGGACGAGTCATTAGGTATTATTAG